In one window of Streptomyces sp. NBC_01224 DNA:
- a CDS encoding ABC transporter permease produces the protein MSTATLSRSSSTAPTSAPEHGPADESRIGLRANLRHIGALTRRNVMQIKQDPGSMFDVVLMPVIFTLLFVFVFGGSVGQALGGDRDAYVNYVVPGLMAMLGMNIAMAVGSGVNEDFRKGVMDRFRTMPIARSSVLIAKIVVELGRMLIAIAILLGVGFLLGLEIKTSVLGLLASVGLSAVFGSSLMWIFILLGLTMKTTQTVQGMAMLVLMPLQFGSSIFAPPSSMPGWLQAFTDYNPLSNLADAARGLISGGPVAHSAAMTLAWAAAITLITAPLAVAKFRRRT, from the coding sequence ATGAGCACAGCGACGCTTTCCCGTTCTTCGTCCACCGCCCCGACGTCCGCTCCGGAGCACGGCCCCGCTGACGAGAGCCGGATCGGCCTGCGAGCGAACCTCCGGCACATCGGCGCCCTCACCCGGCGCAACGTCATGCAGATCAAGCAGGACCCCGGGTCGATGTTCGACGTCGTGCTGATGCCGGTCATCTTCACCCTGCTGTTCGTGTTCGTCTTCGGTGGTTCGGTTGGTCAAGCGCTGGGCGGCGACCGCGACGCGTACGTCAACTACGTCGTACCGGGCCTCATGGCGATGCTGGGCATGAACATCGCCATGGCCGTCGGCAGCGGCGTCAACGAAGACTTCCGCAAGGGGGTCATGGACCGGTTCCGGACGATGCCGATCGCCCGGTCCTCGGTGCTGATCGCGAAGATCGTGGTGGAGCTCGGCCGGATGCTGATCGCCATCGCCATCCTGCTGGGCGTGGGCTTCCTGCTCGGTCTGGAGATCAAGACCTCGGTGCTCGGGCTGCTTGCGTCCGTGGGGCTGTCCGCGGTGTTCGGTTCGTCATTGATGTGGATCTTCATCCTGCTGGGACTCACGATGAAGACCACGCAGACCGTCCAGGGCATGGCGATGCTGGTGCTGATGCCGCTGCAGTTCGGGTCGTCCATCTTCGCCCCGCCGTCCTCGATGCCGGGCTGGCTGCAGGCGTTCACCGACTACAACCCGCTGTCCAACCTCGCGGACGCGGCCCGCGGACTGATCAGCGGCGGGCCGGTCGCCCACTCCGCCGCGATGACACTGGCCTGGGCGGCGGCAATCACTTTGATCACCGCACCGCTCGCCGTCGCCAAGTTCCGCCGCAGGACCTGA
- a CDS encoding ATP-binding cassette domain-containing protein, producing MTRIDKNPDGGRPAVQVRGLVKHYGETKALDGVDLDVREGTVLGVLGPNGAGKTTLVRCLSTLERPDAGTARVAGCDVVKNPRQLRRIIGLTGQYASVDEKLSGWENLYMIGRLLDLSRKDARQRSEEMLERFSLTEAAKRPVVQYSGGMRRRLDLAASMIGQPAILYLDEPTTGLDPRTRNEVWAEVQRMVGEGVTVLLTTQYMEEAEQLASELAVIDRGRVIATGGVDELKAKVGGRMLKIRPSEPAQLSAMARAVTEAGLDGIAGAQSVPQDGLLYVPIRHDEQLNAVIALLGTRGFGISYIGTHLPSLDEVFLAITGQKSTSAPPDESADRASGTVPEEVAA from the coding sequence ATGACGCGAATCGACAAGAACCCCGACGGCGGCCGGCCGGCCGTCCAGGTGCGGGGACTGGTCAAGCACTACGGCGAGACCAAAGCACTGGACGGAGTGGATCTCGACGTCCGCGAAGGCACCGTCCTCGGAGTCCTGGGCCCCAACGGCGCCGGCAAGACGACGCTGGTCCGCTGCCTGTCCACTCTGGAGCGGCCCGATGCGGGCACGGCGCGGGTCGCCGGCTGCGACGTGGTGAAGAACCCGCGCCAACTGCGCCGCATCATCGGCCTGACCGGACAGTACGCCTCGGTGGACGAGAAACTGTCCGGCTGGGAGAACCTCTACATGATCGGGCGGCTGCTGGACCTGTCCCGCAAGGACGCCCGGCAGCGCTCCGAGGAGATGCTGGAGCGATTCTCCCTGACAGAAGCTGCCAAAAGGCCTGTTGTGCAGTATTCCGGCGGCATGCGGCGCCGACTGGACCTCGCGGCGTCCATGATCGGGCAGCCCGCGATCCTCTACCTGGACGAGCCGACCACCGGCCTCGACCCCCGCACGCGCAACGAAGTGTGGGCGGAGGTCCAGCGGATGGTCGGCGAGGGCGTCACCGTCCTGCTCACCACCCAGTACATGGAGGAGGCCGAACAGCTTGCGAGCGAGCTGGCGGTCATCGACCGGGGCAGGGTCATCGCCACCGGCGGAGTGGACGAGCTGAAAGCCAAGGTCGGCGGCCGGATGCTCAAGATCCGGCCGTCCGAACCGGCGCAGCTCTCCGCCATGGCGCGGGCGGTCACCGAGGCCGGACTGGACGGGATCGCCGGCGCGCAGTCCGTCCCGCAGGACGGCCTGCTGTACGTCCCGATCCGCCACGACGAGCAACTGAACGCGGTGATCGCTCTGTTGGGCACGCGAGGCTTCGGCATCTCGTACATCGGCACCCATCTGCCCAGCCTGGACGAGGTGTTCCTGGCCATCACCGGACAGAAGTCCACCTCCGCCCCGCCCGACGAGTCCGCGGACCGGGCGTCCGGCACCGTTCCCGAGGAGGTCGCGGCATGA
- a CDS encoding shikimate dehydrogenase family protein, giving the protein MEPVVPDVSAPTRISGSTRLYAVLGDPVEQVRAPSLLNPLFARLGIDAVLLPVHVEPVAFARVFHGLTQTKNLDGILVTIPHKAAALRLADEVSPAAAAAGAVNALRREPDGRWRGENFDGIGFVRGLIEAGHLPAGKRIVLMGAGGAGSAIAAALLSAGAAQLTLCDPDVAKLHGLLARLEEHWPGRATGEAKPALDEADIVVNATPLGMRADDPQPFSLRALAPRCVVADVIMKPRETALLRSAAALGHPVLHGAHMLDHQLDLYRAFFRLDESARGCEPPHR; this is encoded by the coding sequence ATGGAACCCGTAGTTCCCGACGTCTCTGCACCGACGCGGATCTCAGGAAGCACGAGGCTCTACGCCGTCCTCGGTGACCCTGTCGAACAAGTGCGGGCACCGTCGCTCCTGAACCCTCTTTTCGCCCGCCTCGGCATCGATGCGGTGCTGCTCCCCGTGCACGTGGAACCGGTCGCCTTCGCCAGGGTCTTCCACGGGCTCACGCAGACGAAGAACCTGGACGGAATCCTCGTCACCATTCCGCACAAGGCGGCAGCCCTGCGCCTGGCGGACGAGGTGAGCCCGGCGGCCGCAGCGGCCGGGGCCGTCAACGCGCTGCGCCGCGAACCGGACGGCCGCTGGAGGGGAGAGAACTTCGACGGCATCGGTTTCGTTCGCGGACTGATCGAAGCCGGCCATCTTCCCGCGGGGAAGCGGATCGTCCTGATGGGCGCCGGTGGTGCCGGCAGTGCGATAGCGGCGGCGCTGCTGTCCGCGGGCGCAGCACAACTGACGCTCTGCGACCCGGACGTGGCCAAGCTCCACGGGCTCCTCGCACGCCTGGAGGAGCACTGGCCCGGTCGTGCGACGGGCGAGGCGAAACCCGCACTCGACGAGGCGGACATCGTGGTCAACGCGACCCCGCTGGGCATGCGGGCCGACGATCCGCAGCCGTTTTCCCTGCGGGCCCTCGCCCCGCGGTGCGTGGTAGCGGACGTGATCATGAAGCCGAGGGAAACCGCCCTGCTGAGGAGTGCTGCGGCGCTGGGCCATCCCGTCCTTCACGGTGCCCACATGCTCGACCACCAGCTCGACCTCTACCGAGCCTTCTTCCGGCTGGACGAGTCGGCCAGGGGGTGTGAACCGCCGCATCGGTGA
- a CDS encoding thioesterase II family protein produces the protein MTAHLTDPSLWIRRFHPSENAGARLVCLPHAGGSAPFYFPVSKALSPGVDVLSVQYPGRQDRRAEPCIEDLPELADAVVDQVLAWADRPLALFGHSMGATLGFEVALRLEQKGVMPLVLFASGRRAPCRHRDESVHLRDDDGMIEELRSLNGTGAQVFGDEELMRMVLPAIRSDYKAAETYRYTGGPRLAAPVHAHTGTDDPKASVDEVRSWAEHTEGEFELNTYTGGHFYLNDHAPQVIASVSRTISSLLP, from the coding sequence GTGACCGCGCATCTCACCGACCCCAGCCTGTGGATCCGGCGGTTCCACCCCTCCGAGAACGCCGGGGCCAGGCTTGTGTGCCTACCGCATGCCGGGGGGTCCGCGCCGTTCTACTTCCCTGTTTCCAAGGCACTGTCGCCCGGTGTCGATGTGCTCTCCGTGCAGTACCCGGGGCGCCAGGACCGGCGTGCGGAGCCGTGCATCGAGGATCTGCCCGAGCTGGCCGACGCGGTGGTCGATCAGGTGCTTGCGTGGGCGGACCGGCCGCTGGCGTTGTTCGGGCACAGCATGGGAGCCACGCTTGGCTTCGAGGTCGCGCTGCGGCTGGAGCAGAAGGGCGTGATGCCGCTCGTGCTGTTCGCGTCCGGGCGGCGTGCGCCCTGCCGGCACCGGGACGAGTCCGTTCATCTCCGTGACGACGACGGCATGATCGAGGAGCTGCGGTCGCTCAACGGCACCGGGGCCCAGGTGTTCGGCGACGAGGAGCTGATGCGTATGGTGCTGCCCGCCATCCGCAGCGACTACAAGGCGGCCGAGACCTACCGCTACACCGGCGGGCCGCGCCTCGCGGCCCCTGTTCACGCCCACACGGGCACCGATGATCCCAAGGCGAGCGTGGATGAGGTCCGCTCGTGGGCCGAGCACACCGAGGGTGAGTTCGAGCTGAACACCTACACCGGGGGTCACTTCTACCTCAACGACCATGCGCCGCAGGTCATCGCTTCGGTCTCCCGGACGATCTCGTCGCTGTTGCCCTGA
- a CDS encoding DUF5988 family protein, producing MSIFEPNVILRGGPSTYLSEEQRICYVEQLDEKLKLLRGNRYEHFEPTAGSELHDGVPLRVFTWVGATQLAE from the coding sequence ATGAGCATCTTCGAGCCCAATGTGATTCTCCGGGGTGGACCTTCCACCTATCTCTCCGAAGAGCAGCGCATTTGCTACGTGGAGCAGCTGGACGAAAAGTTGAAGCTGCTTCGGGGCAACCGGTACGAGCACTTCGAGCCCACGGCGGGGAGCGAACTGCACGACGGCGTCCCCCTGCGTGTCTTCACCTGGGTCGGGGCCACACAGCTCGCGGAGTAG
- a CDS encoding 4'-phosphopantetheinyl transferase family protein — MLHEILPCGYRTTTGPEWVKAMIEQMLAAEVASHEVFEDPPGVVLLPEEEALVRNSIDSRRREFTTGRHCARNALARLGFPSDRPILSGEKGEPVWPDQVRGSITHCRGYRAAAVARAAGIASLGIDAEPNQQLPDGVLEAVALPREETMTKELLRSFPGVYWDRMLFSAKESVYKTWFPLTHRSLEFDDALIEIDPVNGTFSARILPQGIRDIHNAPRGFAGRWIVGNGLVVTAIAVPAAADSLDRNRDSSRGVVTA, encoded by the coding sequence ATGCTTCACGAAATCCTTCCCTGTGGTTATCGGACGACCACCGGCCCGGAATGGGTGAAGGCGATGATTGAGCAGATGCTCGCGGCGGAAGTCGCTTCGCACGAAGTATTCGAGGACCCGCCGGGTGTCGTCCTTCTTCCCGAGGAGGAGGCCCTGGTGCGCAACTCCATCGATTCGAGGCGCCGCGAATTCACCACGGGGCGTCATTGTGCCCGAAATGCGCTTGCGCGCCTCGGATTCCCCTCTGACCGGCCCATCCTGTCGGGCGAAAAGGGGGAGCCGGTCTGGCCCGACCAGGTGCGGGGGAGCATCACGCACTGCCGCGGCTACCGGGCGGCGGCGGTCGCCCGGGCCGCGGGGATCGCCTCGCTCGGCATCGATGCGGAGCCCAACCAGCAACTGCCGGACGGCGTCCTTGAGGCCGTGGCGCTTCCCCGGGAAGAGACCATGACGAAGGAACTCCTTCGTAGCTTTCCCGGTGTGTACTGGGACAGAATGCTTTTCAGTGCCAAGGAAAGCGTATATAAAACATGGTTCCCGCTCACGCATCGGTCACTTGAATTCGATGACGCTCTCATCGAGATCGACCCGGTGAACGGAACATTTTCTGCACGGATCCTTCCGCAGGGTATACGCGATATTCATAATGCCCCCAGGGGATTTGCCGGCCGTTGGATCGTCGGGAATGGCCTTGTGGTCACCGCAATCGCTGTACCGGCCGCGGCGGACTCCCTTGACCGAAACCGTGACAGCAGCCGAGGAGTAGTGACCGCATGA
- a CDS encoding 3-dehydroquinate synthase family protein: MPQEHRRIEVPLGARSYSVHIGPGVRHTLPEVVAGLGAARVVIASARPEAWVPDPGVPSLTLAAKDGEDDKTLATVEELCRRFAEFGLTRTDAVVSCGGGTTTDSVGLAAALYHRGVPVIHLPTSLLAQVDASVGGKTAVNLPQGKNLVGAYWQPKAVLCDTDYLDTLPPREWLNGYGEIARCHFIGAGDLRGLSLHEQIAASVALKASVVAADERDSGMRHILNYGHTLGHALERATDYAVRHGEGVAIGTVFAGLLAGALGRIDGARVAEHHQVVASYSLPTELPAGLAPDRLIALMRLDKKATTGLSFVLDGPRGPELVHDVPELTVAETLATMASVPPDHITPTDGTKGAS; the protein is encoded by the coding sequence ATGCCCCAGGAACACCGGCGGATCGAGGTGCCGCTGGGTGCGCGGTCGTACTCCGTGCACATCGGCCCCGGCGTGCGGCACACGCTGCCCGAGGTGGTGGCCGGGCTGGGCGCGGCGCGGGTCGTCATCGCGTCCGCGCGGCCCGAAGCCTGGGTGCCGGATCCGGGTGTGCCCTCGCTGACACTGGCGGCGAAGGACGGCGAGGACGACAAGACCCTGGCGACGGTGGAGGAACTGTGCCGCCGGTTCGCCGAGTTCGGACTGACCAGGACGGACGCGGTGGTCTCCTGCGGAGGCGGTACGACCACCGATTCGGTGGGCCTGGCGGCGGCGCTCTACCACCGCGGTGTTCCGGTGATCCATCTGCCGACGTCGCTGCTGGCCCAGGTGGACGCGAGCGTCGGCGGGAAGACCGCGGTGAATCTGCCGCAGGGGAAGAACCTGGTCGGGGCGTACTGGCAGCCGAAGGCCGTGCTCTGCGACACCGACTACCTGGACACCTTGCCGCCCCGGGAGTGGCTGAACGGCTATGGCGAGATCGCCAGATGCCACTTCATCGGAGCGGGTGACCTGCGCGGCCTGTCGCTGCACGAGCAGATCGCTGCGAGTGTGGCCCTGAAGGCGTCCGTCGTCGCCGCCGACGAGCGGGATTCGGGGATGCGGCACATCCTCAACTACGGCCACACGCTGGGTCACGCCCTGGAGCGGGCGACCGACTACGCCGTCCGGCACGGCGAGGGCGTCGCCATCGGCACCGTGTTCGCCGGACTGCTGGCCGGAGCGCTGGGCCGTATCGACGGCGCGCGGGTGGCGGAACACCACCAGGTCGTGGCGAGTTACTCGCTGCCCACCGAGCTGCCGGCCGGGCTGGCGCCGGACCGCCTCATCGCTCTGATGAGGCTGGACAAGAAGGCCACCACCGGCCTGTCGTTCGTCCTGGACGGGCCGCGGGGACCGGAGCTGGTGCACGACGTCCCCGAGCTCACGGTCGCCGAGACCCTCGCCACCATGGCATCCGTTCCCCCTGACCACATCACACCCACCGACGGCACGAAGGGTGCATCGTGA
- a CDS encoding type II 3-dehydroquinate dehydratase, which produces MSTLLLLNGPNLGILGQREPDVYGKATLADIERSVAGEVRTRGWEVVSIQRESEGELIHAIQDSYDTVGAIVNPGALMIAGWSLRDALANYPQPWVEVHLSNVWAREQFRHESVIAPLASGVIVGMGALGYQLAARALLTLTQE; this is translated from the coding sequence GTGAGCACACTGCTTCTCCTCAACGGCCCCAACCTGGGCATCCTCGGACAGCGTGAACCGGACGTCTACGGGAAGGCGACGCTGGCCGACATCGAGCGCTCCGTGGCCGGGGAGGTGAGAACGCGGGGCTGGGAGGTGGTTTCGATCCAGCGTGAATCCGAGGGCGAACTGATCCATGCGATACAGGACAGCTACGACACGGTCGGCGCGATCGTCAACCCCGGCGCACTGATGATCGCCGGCTGGAGTCTGCGCGACGCGCTGGCCAACTATCCGCAACCGTGGGTGGAGGTGCATCTCTCCAATGTCTGGGCGCGGGAACAGTTCCGGCACGAGTCGGTCATCGCGCCCCTGGCCAGCGGGGTCATCGTCGGTATGGGGGCGCTCGGCTACCAGCTGGCGGCGCGCGCCCTGCTGACGCTGACGCAGGAGTGA
- a CDS encoding VC0807 family protein: MKPALQAQEGPEPEPITLPENDEQPERTGRSPRTALIEVAALDIALPLLLFYGLRLMGVNQWLALVLSSVLPVVRMVYRLIKDRRVERPTLFSLSIVLSASLVSLLTGDPRLVLARESYLTALVGLWMLSTLLASRPFIYQATMPLLPEATSAAWREDWENVPEFRRAMRVLTIAWGTAFMIDAVARVVMAYTLPVDSVPLLGAGLLTLLLIVIVQFSKAYGKRLSTRLGRPAES; encoded by the coding sequence GTGAAGCCAGCGCTTCAGGCTCAGGAAGGGCCGGAACCGGAGCCCATCACGCTCCCGGAGAATGACGAGCAGCCGGAACGGACCGGCCGCAGCCCACGTACCGCCCTCATCGAGGTGGCGGCCTTGGACATCGCCCTGCCGCTCCTGCTCTTCTACGGGCTCCGGCTGATGGGTGTGAACCAGTGGCTCGCGCTCGTACTCAGCAGCGTTCTTCCTGTAGTGCGGATGGTCTACCGGTTGATCAAGGACCGGCGGGTGGAGCGGCCCACCCTGTTCTCCCTGAGCATCGTGCTCAGCGCCTCACTGGTGTCGCTGCTGACGGGAGACCCCCGGCTCGTCCTGGCCCGGGAAAGCTATCTGACGGCCCTGGTCGGGCTCTGGATGCTCAGCACGCTGCTGGCCTCGCGGCCCTTCATCTACCAGGCGACCATGCCCCTGCTCCCCGAGGCCACCTCGGCGGCCTGGCGTGAGGACTGGGAGAACGTGCCTGAGTTCCGTCGGGCCATGCGGGTGCTGACCATCGCCTGGGGAACGGCCTTCATGATCGACGCGGTGGCCCGGGTGGTCATGGCGTACACCCTGCCCGTCGACAGCGTTCCGCTGCTGGGCGCTGGTCTGCTCACGCTGCTGCTCATCGTGATCGTGCAGTTCAGCAAGGCGTACGGCAAACGCCTGTCGACCCGCCTCGGCCGGCCCGCCGAAAGCTGA
- a CDS encoding sensor histidine kinase yields MTNGERPFGTSRRHGHWLAPVRGVALAALGTAGVLLVVPMALALLFGAVETVLRFRRLPGLRRRLAASWSQVEIADPYVPHASESRAREGGLYRYGTRLYASGRTARRKHGARKIIRDPATARDLWWLLLDPFVGAPMAVLPAALIGAGLAGVISPLWHTGPGTVLVPGLGLASVSAGFAAGPPMIRVHGYWTRLLLSGGGPATGGGTRWRVRSWRRVQTVGAAFLLCGLAVCGLVLAVLQLITAALSLVFGLVPVFAQVVLVSRKLVNLWRELLRNGGLADIAEPYRQQPPAPVQGADGHYVYGRTLHPGPLLPTWLAARRWVLTDPATWRDLLWLLTNPVVAAVLLLGPVAPVFAIGLWWPGPVGIAAALLASGAALWVTPYTLRAQARWCALLLAPTERSALARRVQQLTTTRAEATGVQAAELLRIERDLHDGAQTRLVAIGMSLRAIEQRLGSQQPELRAMAAEARENSAAALRDLRGLVRGVHPPVLAERGLVDAVRTLALAHPLTVEVTADLQGQAEVPVAACAYFSVSEALTNSAKHSGAQRVLIDLRHRAGALRITVTDDGCGGADPARGSGIRGIQRRLATFDGLLDVASPPGGPTTLTMELPCVLSSARTSISSGKD; encoded by the coding sequence ATGACCAACGGAGAACGGCCCTTTGGCACTTCCCGGCGGCACGGTCACTGGCTCGCCCCGGTCCGGGGGGTCGCGCTGGCCGCGCTCGGTACGGCCGGTGTGCTGCTCGTCGTACCCATGGCTCTGGCCCTCCTGTTCGGCGCGGTGGAAACGGTGCTCCGGTTCCGCCGGCTGCCCGGACTGCGCCGCCGGCTGGCCGCCTCCTGGTCACAGGTGGAGATCGCCGATCCGTATGTTCCTCATGCCTCGGAGTCCCGGGCGAGGGAAGGTGGGCTGTACCGCTACGGCACGCGTCTGTACGCCTCCGGCCGTACGGCCCGGCGTAAGCATGGTGCTCGGAAGATCATCCGGGACCCGGCGACCGCGCGCGATCTGTGGTGGCTGCTGCTGGACCCGTTCGTCGGGGCTCCGATGGCTGTGCTGCCCGCCGCTCTGATCGGTGCCGGTCTGGCGGGTGTCATTTCGCCCCTGTGGCACACAGGGCCCGGCACCGTACTTGTGCCGGGCCTGGGCCTGGCTTCGGTGTCGGCCGGTTTCGCGGCAGGGCCGCCGATGATCCGGGTGCACGGGTACTGGACGAGACTGCTCCTGAGCGGTGGCGGGCCGGCGACGGGCGGCGGGACCCGGTGGCGGGTCCGGTCGTGGCGGCGGGTCCAGACGGTGGGGGCGGCCTTCCTGCTGTGCGGGCTCGCGGTGTGCGGGCTCGTCCTCGCCGTGCTCCAGCTGATCACCGCGGCGCTCTCCTTGGTTTTCGGGCTCGTTCCCGTTTTCGCCCAGGTGGTTCTGGTGAGCCGCAAGCTGGTGAACCTGTGGCGGGAGCTGTTGCGCAACGGGGGCCTGGCGGACATCGCGGAGCCGTACCGGCAACAGCCGCCCGCCCCTGTCCAGGGCGCCGATGGGCACTATGTGTACGGCCGTACGCTGCACCCCGGCCCGCTGCTGCCGACGTGGCTGGCCGCCCGCCGGTGGGTGTTAACCGACCCCGCGACCTGGCGCGACCTTCTGTGGCTCCTGACCAATCCGGTCGTGGCGGCGGTCCTGCTGCTCGGACCGGTGGCGCCGGTCTTCGCCATCGGGCTGTGGTGGCCCGGCCCGGTCGGCATCGCCGCGGCCCTGCTCGCGTCGGGTGCAGCCCTCTGGGTCACCCCGTACACGCTGCGGGCTCAGGCGCGCTGGTGCGCGCTGCTGCTGGCGCCCACCGAACGGTCCGCGCTCGCCCGGCGCGTGCAGCAGCTGACCACGACGCGGGCGGAGGCGACGGGTGTGCAGGCGGCGGAGCTGCTGAGGATCGAACGCGATCTGCATGACGGCGCCCAGACCCGGCTCGTCGCCATCGGAATGAGCCTGCGCGCGATCGAGCAGCGCCTCGGCAGTCAGCAGCCCGAGCTCCGGGCGATGGCCGCCGAGGCGCGGGAGAACTCCGCCGCGGCACTCCGCGATCTGCGCGGTCTGGTACGTGGTGTGCATCCGCCGGTCCTGGCCGAACGGGGGCTCGTCGACGCCGTGCGAACGCTGGCGCTGGCGCATCCGCTGACGGTCGAGGTGACCGCCGACCTCCAGGGGCAGGCAGAGGTGCCCGTGGCCGCCTGCGCTTACTTCTCCGTGAGCGAGGCACTCACCAACAGTGCGAAGCACTCTGGCGCCCAGCGCGTTCTGATCGACCTCCGCCACCGGGCGGGGGCACTGCGGATCACGGTGACCGACGACGGATGCGGCGGCGCCGATCCCGCACGCGGCAGCGGGATCCGGGGCATCCAGCGACGCCTGGCCACTTTTGACGGTCTGCTCGACGTGGCCTCGCCTCCGGGCGGCCCGACCACTTTGACGATGGAGCTCCCGTGCGTGTTGTCCTCGGCGAGGACCAGTATCTCCTCAGGAAAGGACTGA
- a CDS encoding response regulator transcription factor — protein MRVVLGEDQYLLRKGLTHLLEDYGFELAAVVDNGPDLLSALLRHRPDVALVDVRLPPTFTDEGLQAALTARRAVPGLPVLVLSQHVEQLYARELLADGRGGIGYLLKDRVFDDDTFIDSVRRVASGGTAMDPEVISQLFQSMGPSQAQPLAALTVREREVLALMAEGRSNAAIAERMSLSDSAVSKHAASIFAKLDLVQSTSDNRRVLAVIAYLNSSRE, from the coding sequence GTGCGTGTTGTCCTCGGCGAGGACCAGTATCTCCTCAGGAAAGGACTGACCCATCTGCTGGAGGACTACGGCTTCGAACTCGCCGCCGTGGTCGACAACGGCCCCGACCTGCTCAGCGCCCTGCTCCGGCACCGGCCGGACGTGGCCCTGGTCGACGTACGGCTGCCGCCGACGTTCACGGACGAAGGGCTCCAGGCGGCGCTGACCGCCCGCCGGGCGGTTCCCGGGCTCCCCGTACTGGTGCTGTCCCAGCATGTGGAGCAGTTGTACGCACGGGAGTTGCTGGCGGACGGCCGCGGCGGCATCGGTTATCTACTCAAGGACCGTGTCTTCGACGACGACACGTTCATCGACTCGGTGCGCCGTGTTGCTTCCGGCGGCACGGCCATGGACCCTGAAGTGATCAGTCAGTTGTTCCAGTCGATGGGGCCGTCACAGGCACAGCCGCTGGCCGCACTGACGGTGCGTGAGAGAGAGGTGCTGGCGCTCATGGCGGAGGGCAGGTCGAACGCGGCGATCGCGGAGCGGATGTCGCTCAGCGACAGCGCCGTGAGCAAGCACGCGGCCAGCATCTTCGCCAAGCTGGACCTGGTGCAGTCCACCAGTGACAACAGGCGAGTGCTGGCCGTCATCGCGTACCTCAACAGCTCACGCGAGTAG